From the Streptomyces sp. SN-593 genome, the window GGAGGTGGGGCTGCCGGGCGGCCACATCTTCCACCGCGACCTGTCCTGGCCGTACGCGCAGGCTCCGGACGCGGCGGACGCGGCCGACGAGGCGGGCGGCCCGGGCACCGATGTGACCCAGGCCACAGGCCGTTGGGGGGTCGGCACCGGTTGTGGGAACGTCTTCCTCTGCGGCGCGGGCGCGGTCCGCGGCGGCGGGGTCAGCGGCGTCCCCGGCCACAACGCGGCGAGAGCGGTACTGGAGAAGGCACGATGACGTACAGGCCCGCGGTGATCCACCGCAAGGACGGTTCCCGGCGCGGCTTCGGGCGCCAGTGGCGGCGCGCGGGCCGGTGGCACTCCCTCGACGCCGGCGGGGGCGAACTGCCCGAGCAGCGCCGCTGCACCGCCGACGTGGTGGTGGACTGCGCGGTCTACGACGAGGGCTGCCGGGCCGCGTCGCTGCCGCCGCAGGAGGCGCTGGACGAGGCGCGCAGGCGGGGCGGCTTCGCCTGGATCGGCCTGCACGAGCCGGACGCGGAGCACCTGGAGGAGATCGCGCGGGTCTTCGGACTGCACCCGCTCGCGGTCGAGGACGCGGTCCACGCGCACCAGCGGCCGAAGCTGGAGCGGTACGGCGACACCCTCTTCCTGGTGCTGAAGACGATCGTCTTCGTGGAGCACGAGAAGCTCACCGCGACCAGCGAGGTGGTGGACACCGGCGAGGTGATGATCTTCCTCGGCCCGGACTTCGTGGTGGTGGTCAGGCACGGCAGCGCCCCCGGGCTCGCCCGGGTCCGGCGGGCCCTGGAAAGCCGCCCGGAGATGCTCGTGCACGGCCCGTCGGCGGTGCTGCACGCCATCACCGACCAGGTGGTGGACGACTACCTCGACGTCGCCGACGCGGTCGAACTCGACGTGGACACCCTGGAGTCCGACGTCTTCTCCCCCGAGCACGGCGACGACGCCAGCCGCATCTACCAGCTCAAGCGCGAGCTGATCGAGTTCAAGCGCGCCGTCCTCCCGATGGCCCGGCCGCTCGAACGCCTCACCGAGGGCGCCGACGGCCTGATCGACGCCGAGATGGGCCGCTACTTCCGCGACGTCGCCGACCACCTCTCGCACGTCCGCGAACACCTCGTCGGCTACGGCGAGTTGGTGGACGGCCTGCTGTCGGCCAACCTCAGCCAGCTCGCCGTGCAGCAGAACGTCGACATGCGCCGGATCAGCGCGGGCGCCGCGATCCTCGCCATCCCGACGATGATCGCCGGCTTCTACGGCATGAACTTCCGCCACATGCCCGAACTCGGCTGGACCTACGGCTACCCGATCATGCTCGGCGTCACCGCCGTGCTCTCGGGCGTGTGCTACCGCGCCTTCCGCCGGGTCGGCTGGCTGTAGGCCCGGGAGGCCGGCGCCCCGCTGCCCGGGTCCGGTTCCGGCTCCGGGTTCCGGGTTCCGGGTCCGGTCCGGTTCGGGTCCGGTCCGGTTCGGGTTCCGCACCCGCACCCGCACCCGCACCCGGCCGGTCCCTACTCCGACGGCTCGGGCCGTTCCCGCTCCGTACCGTCCGGCGGCCACGGGTCGCCCCAGCGGGCGTCGCGGGCGGCGCGGTAGAGGGGGCCCAGGCGCTTGCTGACCGTGGTGCGGGTGAGGTCGCCGGACGCCGCGCACAGGTCGAGCAGGACCTGCCCCTTGCGGGTCTGGGGGTGGCGGACCACACGGTGGGCGGCCGGCGCCGCGTCGGCCCCGGCACCCGCCGGACGGAGCGCGGCGACGTAGCTGAACTTCTCGTCCTCGTACGGCAGGGTGCCGCCCTTGACCTGGCGGTGCAGGGCGGAGCGCGGGACACGCGCGGCGAAGTGGCACCAGTCGGTGCCCGTGACCGGGCAGGGGCCGCTGTGCGGGCAGGGCGCGAGCACCGTGAACCCGGCGGCGGTGAGGCGGTCGCGGGCGGCGATGACCCGGGCGTAGCCATCGGGCGTGCCGGGTTCGGCGACCAGCACCACCCCGCCGGCGCGGGCGGCGCCGGCGGCGGCGTCCACCAGGGCGGCGCGGTCGCCGGGGGTGAGCTCGCCGAGCACGTAGGAGACCGTGACGAGGTCGGCCGGCGGCAGGTCGGGCGCGCCGGACAGCGGGGCGCGGGTCCAGGTGGTGGCACGGACCGAGGGCGTCGCGGAGCCGGCGGCGAGCGCCCGGCCGAGGTCGAGCGCGGCCGCCGACCAGTCGAGCACGGTGCCGGCCGGGCCGGCGTCCCCGGGCCACGCGTCGGCGACCGCCCACCGCGCGGCGCCGGTGCCGCCGCCGAGGTCCAGGTGGACCGCCGGCGTCCAGCCGGCGGTCCGGGCGCGCAGCGCCGCGAGCGCCGAGCGCGCGGCGGCGTAGGTGGCGGGCATCCGGTACGCGGCGTACGCGGCCGCGTCGGCGGCGTCCCGCAGCACCGGCGCGGCGGTGGGGGTCGCGCCGCGGTAGTTCTCGATCAGCCGGTCCACCTGGGCGGACGCCTGGGTCGGGACGGTGGCGGCGAGCCGGCGGGTGAGCGCCGCGGCGAGGTCGTCGGGCAGGTGCACGGTGGGAACGAGGGACACGAGAGCCAACTTTAGAGGGCTTTCGCGCCGGCCCTCGCCGCCCTGACCAGGCCCGGGGTGCGCCCGCGCGGGTCCGCGGCCCGCGCGGCGCGGGCAGGCCCTCTTGCGCGCGGGCGCGCTGTCGTCCACCGTCGAACCGACCCTGTACGACACGCAGGTTAACTCTGTCATGACATCGACTCGAATATGCGCAATCGGCAGCGGAACGGACCTCAGGTGGCTTAACGTTCGCTGGTGTCACGGAGCGCCAG encodes:
- a CDS encoding small ribosomal subunit Rsm22 family protein, giving the protein MSLVPTVHLPDDLAAALTRRLAATVPTQASAQVDRLIENYRGATPTAAPVLRDAADAAAYAAYRMPATYAAARSALAALRARTAGWTPAVHLDLGGGTGAARWAVADAWPGDAGPAGTVLDWSAAALDLGRALAAGSATPSVRATTWTRAPLSGAPDLPPADLVTVSYVLGELTPGDRAALVDAAAGAARAGGVVLVAEPGTPDGYARVIAARDRLTAAGFTVLAPCPHSGPCPVTGTDWCHFAARVPRSALHRQVKGGTLPYEDEKFSYVAALRPAGAGADAAPAAHRVVRHPQTRKGQVLLDLCAASGDLTRTTVSKRLGPLYRAARDARWGDPWPPDGTERERPEPSE
- a CDS encoding magnesium and cobalt transport protein CorA: MTYRPAVIHRKDGSRRGFGRQWRRAGRWHSLDAGGGELPEQRRCTADVVVDCAVYDEGCRAASLPPQEALDEARRRGGFAWIGLHEPDAEHLEEIARVFGLHPLAVEDAVHAHQRPKLERYGDTLFLVLKTIVFVEHEKLTATSEVVDTGEVMIFLGPDFVVVVRHGSAPGLARVRRALESRPEMLVHGPSAVLHAITDQVVDDYLDVADAVELDVDTLESDVFSPEHGDDASRIYQLKRELIEFKRAVLPMARPLERLTEGADGLIDAEMGRYFRDVADHLSHVREHLVGYGELVDGLLSANLSQLAVQQNVDMRRISAGAAILAIPTMIAGFYGMNFRHMPELGWTYGYPIMLGVTAVLSGVCYRAFRRVGWL